In Mytilus trossulus isolate FHL-02 chromosome 6, PNRI_Mtr1.1.1.hap1, whole genome shotgun sequence, a single window of DNA contains:
- the LOC134721143 gene encoding ras-responsive element-binding protein 1-like isoform X1 gives MIMAHVHVDLSQLFVHPQQFYLFYKTQEDEVVAVPVNDHHFTPNDHHFTPNDHHFTPYTEDEPEESDQDHDDFDEYGPLVVDTSGQLDNEVPVQQNKDTSSLLSTKIEDIVTTANNSLTEINLNTASFLDGSGSNSSWTHSSSAQLSPSSISASISAAKTHRRGKKNHVKDDTTYDENHDENENKILPLNGDGEEAIYQCPICQEVVQSLHDLTIHIRTHNTHAAASQSNTCTICGKVLSSQSSLDRHMLVHSGERPFKCKVCKMSFTTNGNMHRHMRIHSKETDIEALGTKIRKKTPTFKPKAMFFSPIDYDGTSLNMSTPIPSREFSPKGLNFGEPTTPSSYMSPKGLKRTFNFVDCSPNWSLPKRQLLEERFNSSLPPQSISSFIPLVVPQESPKIPSELTTEVKGEPEPQRVPVAVRQPTEEERDQLHCPVCNKTFLCKYGYQSHLETHPELSQNCQQCNLSFQSTRELDLHKLVAHSKSKDDDEKSIKSPLSEAVVGFHDLGFMDFSVTKFPLVAKSWCEENVRQSSSDYHKYICKECTKAFPCKSALLMHIHTHNPEKTAQCPLCECDFIDNKELHVHMAKHMADKAFDEVMDSDDIDEEDTDGHGTPEMVGKHDFLASFGLIAEKNPTDEKIKKEKPMSETILNMEKNENNDYFAKLGQVFSPFISPIHPMGKKNGEEIKSMAELQKLIQSSSNGMMPPFPAIPGMEHLHGINLNQFSAFLPSMIPYSLASQMTPTLAAMMSASQMMNAALSSQNMSSPLPTPPPSSESGSGSSGEMNNKGVFPCKYCDMLFPNYRALKGHTRTHLGLSPYKCNLCSYSSADKSTLIRHLRTHNGERPFQCRVCDFAFTTKANCERHVRKKHGKFMKDDVEQAIGYNKYALEDANSSTSFHSPDTVCKYCNIDFKFFRALKHHLRSHSSCRQKPFICTRCDVGFSTKANCIRHLQKQHIEISNNQIEQYITVKEPFNIDDSDKSFGDSDDGMPPEINERSTPSSIISGKSYAPPAAHTTPYTPASSRPATPVHIKSEPLDEDDIMPLDFSVRSGSNTPVGTPKKDQPTGRGTDQPMDLSVKKSPSPSPAPILKANLLQQTRVMYENSVHQCQFCPMGFSNPRALERHLWQNHPQLTSLLDPSYLKSLSGINPTVTEKLKQTVNLRLPVQPPSENLDDNETSSRSSKLMDKINNLQAMRMENQIKTEPRSSISGDSSDLASVNRILESANSHHFQSFLLRESGSITNEIMRNRLNLLRSVNPDRSREERPIEPRPDSNESASRPRPEDPSDSRDSQEIPMMMDIGDLPKQLEHFARLEKQRALQHQFNIPTTVDKKMDDKSAIKKKRNSYADSPHKLQCPYCTRTFPWVSSLTRHLLTHTGQKPFKCPRCPVTFSTKSNRERHLIRKHGVNMLDPLSRQTMDRPYKCHLCVFSSFSTQGNLLKHYKERHPNSSLPEGLAELDRVVTIGMSKTIPPEERGLGSNGSFYDSNDSSYLAEEQMNKSMDREVLEDRLMSSGRSEPDEDDLEIDESPEVPQRTEDIRPFSGTGEKQLNPERDNYNVDKITECWKCCEKFVSRKLLVRHLKEHNIDLPFKCYLCDASYFSRKECLFHQERNHNSDWLILKDKNKVDEIGDFSKHMDKVVENNLNKVDQDVVLEIPGQNADDPKMEVVSADYMQRKVYCSLCPKRFWSLQDLRRHMRSHTGERPFECDICQKRFTLKHSMMRHRKKHADSGSLSPSDDEAENNNEEQSAHKAVNRPILPRLPMTIPAMSMPVMPSISLGTSLNGGESVGESRGHYTLPPVITSKSTTPSATISTPSLGSLGKDSTADMLHNLLGVDVSSIDKMLDSVDSATQLLGM, from the exons CTCAAGAGGATGAAGTTGTTGCTGTTCCAGTTAATGACCATCACTTCACACCAAATGACCATCACTTCACACCAAATGACCACCACTTCACACCATATACAGAAGATGAACCTGAAGAAAGTGACCAG GACCACGATGACTTTGATGAATACGGTCCCCTTGTTGTCGACACCTCGGGCCAGTTAGACAATGAAGTGCCAGTGCAGCAGAATAAAGATACAAGTTCTCTGTTATCGACTAAAATCGAGGATATAGTAACTACTGCCAATAACAGTCTCAcggaaataaatttaaataccGCATCCTTTTTAGACGGGAGTGGATCTAACTCGTCTTGGACACATTCTTCCTCAGCACAGCTCAGTCCTAGTTCAATCAGTGCAAGTATTTCTGCGGCAAAAACCCACAGACGAGGAAAGAAG aATCACGTTAAAGACGATACAACTTATGATGAAAACcatgatgaaaatgaaaacaag ATTCTGCCATTAAACGGAGACGGAGAAGAAGCCATATATCAATGCCCAATCTGTCAGGAAGTTGTCCAGTCATTACATGATCTGACGATACACATACGAACTCATAATACCCACGCTGCAGCGTCTCAGTCTAACACTTGTACAATCTGTGGGAAGGTTCTTAGTTCCCAGAGCTCACTAGACAGACACATGTTGGTACATTCTG gagAGAGACCCTTTAAATGTAAAGTATGTAAAATGTCTTTTACAACAAATGGAAATATGCACAGACATATGAGAATCCATTCTAAGGAAACTGATATTGAAGCTCTTGGAACAAAAATCAGGAAGAAGACTCCAACTTTTAAGCCAAAGGCAATGTTCTTTAGTCCAATAGATTATGACGGAACCTCATTAAATATGTCCACACCAATTCCATCCAGAGAATTTTCTCCAAAAGGTTTAAATTTTGGAGAACCAACAACTCCATCCAGCTATATGTCGCCAAAAGGTCTGAAAAGGACATTCAACTTCGTAGATTGCTCGCCAAACTGGTCACTACCAAAACGTCAACTTTTGGAAGAAAGGTTTAATTCTTCTCTCCCTCCTCAGTCTATTTCATCATTTATTCCACTGGTTGTGCCACAAGAATCACCCAAAATACCATCAGAGCTCACAACAGAAGTGAAAGGGGAACCAGAGCCACAAAGAGTACCAGTAGCTGTCAGACAG CCAACGGAGGAAGAAAGAGATCAACTACATTGTCCAGTGTGCAATAAAACATTTCTGTGCAAATATGGTTACCAGAGTCATTTAGAAACTCACCCAGAACTGTCTCAAAACTGTCAACAATGCAATCTATCATTCCAATCGACCAGAGAATTAGATCTACATAAATTAGTTGCTCATAGCAAATCTAAGGATGATGACGAAAAAAGCATAAAATCACCCCTCTCAGAAGCCGTCGTAGGATTTCATGATCTCGGTTTTATGGATTTCTCAGTCACAAAGTTTCCACTTGTTGCCAAATCTTGGTGTGAGGAAAATGTCAGACAATCAAGTAGCgattatcataaatatatatgcaaagaATGTACAAAGGCTTTTCCGTGCAAGAGTGCATTGTTGATGCACATACATACACACAATCCTGAAAAGACGGCTCAATGTCCTCTGTGTGAATGTGACTTTATCGACAACAAAGAACTTCATGTTCACATGGCTAAACACATGGCGGACAAAGCATTCGACGAAGTCATGGATAGCGATGACATCGATGAAGAAGATACTGATGGTCACGGAACACCAGAAATGGTCGGGAAACATGACTTCTTAGCTAGCTTTGGATTGATCGCTGAGAAAAATCCAACGGacgaaaaaatcaaaaaggagAAACCCATGTCTGAAACAATATTGAACATggaaaagaatgaaaataacgattattttgcaaaacttgGACAGGTCTTCTCACCTTTCATATCGCCTATACATCCAATGGGTAAGAAAAATGGCGAGGAAATCAAAAGCATGGCTGAACTGCAAAAGTTAATACAGAGTTCGTCTAATGGTATGATGCCTCCCTTCCCAGCAATACCAGGCATGGAACATCTACATGGTATCAACCTGAATCAGTTCTCCGCCTTCTTACCTTCCATGATACCATACAGCCTTGCCTCACAGATGACACCTACATTAGCCGCCATGATGAGCGCAAGTCAGATGATGAATGCAGCACTAAGTAGTCAAAATATGTCTAGTCCTTTACCAACTCCGCCCCCGAGCAGTGAGAGTGGCAGTGGATCTTCCGGTGAAATGAACAACAAAGGGGTATTCCCATGTAAATACTGTGACATGTTGTTCCCCAACTACAGAGCATTGAAAG GTCATACCCGCACACATTTAGGTCTATCTCCATATAAGTGTAACTTGTGTAGTTACTCCAGCGCTGACAAGAGTACATTGATCAGACATCTAAGAACTCACAATGGAGAGCGACCATTCCAATGTCGGGTTTGTGACTTTGCTTTCACCACCAAGGCAAACTGTGAAAGGCATGTCAG gaaGAAGCATGGTAAATTCATGAAGGATGATGTTGAACAAGCTATAGGCTACAATAAGTATGCACTAGAAGATGCCAACTCTTCCACCTCCTTCCATTCACCTGATACAGTATGCAAATATTGCAACATTGATTTCAAATTCTTCCGTGCACTGAAACACCATCTTAGATCACACAGTAGTTGCCGTCAGAAGCCATTCATTTGTACCCGTTGTGATGTTGGATTTTCGACTAAGGCTAACTGTATTCGTCATCTACAGAAACAGCATATAGAAATCTCTAACAACCAGATAGAACAGTACATTACTGTCAAGGAGCCGTTCAATATTGACGATAGCGACAAATCATTTGGAGATTCTGATGACGGTATGCCACCAGAGATAAATGAAAGATCCACTCCCTCTTCTATCATCAGTGGCAAATCATATGCGCCACCTGCTGCTCATACAACCCCATACACCCCAGCTAGCAGCCGTCCAGCCACGCCCGTCCATATTAAATCTGAACCTTTGGATGAGGATGACATTATGCCATTAGATTTCAGTGTTAGGTCTGGTAGTAATACTCCGGTTGGGACCCCTAAGAAGGACCAACCTACAGGTAGAGGGACTGATCAACCTATGGACTTGTCAGTTAAAAAATCACCATCGCCATCACCAGCACCCATATtgaag GCTAATCTGCTTCAACAGACCAGAGTAATGTATGAAAATAGTGTGCACCAGTGCCAGTTTTGTCCAATGGGATTTTCAAATCCTCGTGCTCTGGAGCGCCATCTTTGGCAGAACCATCCACAGCTTACATCATTGTTAGATCCTTCGTACCTCAAATCACTGTCTGGAATAAACCCAACGGTGACAGAAAAGTTAAAACAAACTGTAAATTTACGTCTCCCGGTACAACCACCGTCAGAGAATTTAGACGATAACGAAACTTCGTCCAGATCATCCAAACTTATGGATAAGATAAATAATCTACAGGCCATGAGGATGGAGAACCAGATCAAAACGGAACCCAGATCTAGTATTTCAG GTGACAGTAGTGATTTAGCATCTGTGAATAGAATTTTAGAATCAGCCAACTCCCACCATTTTCAGTCATTTTTGTTACGTGAAAGTGGCAGTAttacaaatgaaataatgaGAAATCGTTTGAACTTGTTGAGAAGTGTCAATCCAGATAGGAGCCGAGAGGAAAGACCAATAGAACCTAGACCTGACAGTAATGAATCAGCATCTAGACCAAGACCAGAGGACCCATCTGATAGCAGAGACAGTCAGGAGATACCTATGATGATGGATATAGGGGATCTTCCAAAACAG ctTGAACACTTCGCCAGACTAGAGAAGCAAAGAGCCTTACAACATCAGTTCAATATTCCAACTACTGTTGACAAAAAAATGGATGATAAAAGTGCAATAAAAAAGAAGAGGAATTCATATGCTGACTCTCCACATAAACTGCAGTGTCCATATTGTACCAGAACATTCCCATGGGTTAGCTCCCTTACAAGGCATCTCCTGACACATACTG GTCAGAAACCATTCAAATGTCCAAGATGTCCAGTCACATTCTCGACCAAGTCTAACCGAGAGAGACATCTGATAAGAAAACATGGTGTTAATATGTTGGACCCACTGTCTCGTCAAACTATGGATCGTCCATATAAATGTCATTTATGTGTATTTAGCTCTTTCTCTACACAAG GCAATCTATTGAAGCATTATAAGGAGAGACATCCAAACAGTTCACTCCCAGAAGGTCTAGCCGAGTTAGACAGAGTTGTGACAATCGGTATGAGTAAGACAATACCTCCAGAAGAGAGGGGACTGGGATCTAATGGTAGCTTCTATGACAGTAATGACAGTAGCTACCTAGCTGAAGAACAGATGAATAAGTCTATG GATAGAGAGGTACTCGAGGACAGACTGATGTCCAGTGGTAGATCTGAACCTGATGAAGATGACCTTGAGATTGACGAGTCTCCTGAAGTTCCACAACGTACAGAAGATATCCGCCCATTCAGCGGCACTGGCGAAAAACAACTGAATCCTGAACGCGACAACTACAATGTTGACAAGATCACTGAATGCTGGAAATGTTGCGAGAAATTTGTCTCCCGTAAATTATTAGTTCGTCATTTGAAGGAACACAATATTGATCTGCCATTTAAATGCTACCTATGTGATGCCTCGTATTTCAGTAGAAAAGAATGTTTGTTTCATCAGGAAAGAAACCACAATTCTGATTGGTTGATcttgaaagacaaaaataaagttgatgAAATAGGTGATTTTTCGAAGCACATGGATAAAGTTGTGGAAAACAATCTTAACAAGGTGGATCAAGATGTTGTCTTGGAGATTCCAGGACAGAATGCCGATGATCCAAAGATGGAGGTTGTGTCAGCTGATTATATGCAGCGTAAAGTGTACTGTTCCCTTTGTCCTAAGAGATTCTGGTCTCTACAAGACCTTAGGAGACACATGAGATCTCATACAG GAGAAAGACCATTTGAATGTGACATCTGTCAGAAAAGATTTACATTGAAACACAGCATGATGAGACATCGTAAGAAACATGCTGATTCTGGATCTCTCAGTCCCAGCGATGATGAAGCTGAAAACAACAATGAAGAACAGTCAGCACATAAGGCTGTCAATCGCCCAATTCTACCTCGCCTACCTATGACTATTCCTGCCATGAGCATGCCTGTTATGCCTTCCATCTCTCTTGGAACCAGTTTAAATGGAGGAGAAAGTGTTGGG GAATCTCGTGGACATTATACCCTTCCACCAGTCATCACCTCTAAATCAACGACACCATCTGCTACGATCTCAACCCCATCTCTAGGGTCTCTAGGAAAGGATTCCACAGCTGACATGTTACATAACCTACTAGGAGTCGATGTATCATCTATTGACAAGATGTTAGATTCTGTAGACTCTGCTACACAATTACTCGGAATGTAG